Proteins encoded by one window of Salvia splendens isolate huo1 chromosome 7, SspV2, whole genome shotgun sequence:
- the LOC121811650 gene encoding phosphoinositide phospholipase C 2-like, with the protein MSGKQTYRVCFCFQRRFRMAAAEAPNDVKAIFFKYTAANGFMSVEQLRRFMVEVQKEENATLEDAQAHIDGVSHLHELKHLTLFHRRGLNLEGFFEYLFGDANPPLNPKLRVHHDMNAPLSHYFIYTGHNSYLTGNQLSSDCSDIPIINALHRGVRVIELDIWPNSTKDNVEVLHGRTLTTPVKLIRCLRSIKEHAFVASEYPVVITLEDHLTPHLQSKTAEMITKTFGGMLYSPGSECLSEFPSPESLKRRIIISTKPPKEYLQAKDAKIQETSSKKRKDASKQEPWGNEIQSFGTKTNVNKVGCLDTESNEEGEEDFKLDQYEAPEYRRLIAIHAGKGRGGMQDWLRVEPNKVRRLSLSEQELEKAIATYTQDVVRFTQRNLLRVYPKGIRFDSSNYNPLLGWMHGAQMVALNMQGYGRALWLMHGMFRANGGCGYVKKPEFLLKNTDVIYDSLPVRMTLKVTVYMGEGWFYDFNHTYFDNYSPPDFYARVGIAGVPADVVIKKTKTLDDNWIPNWDEVFLFPLTVPELALLRVEVHEHDTSEKDDFAGQTCLPVSELRQGIRAVPLHTRKGERYKSVRLLMQFEFI; encoded by the exons ATGTCGGGCAAACAGACGTACCGGGTGTGCTTCTGCTTCCAACGGCGGTTCCGGATGGCAGCGGCAGAGGCGCCGAATGACGTGAAGGCAATATTCTTCAAGTACACGGCGGCGAACGGGTTCATGAGCGTGGAGCAGCTGCGCCGGTTCATGGTGGAGGTGCAGAAGGAGGAGAACGCCACGCTGGAGGATGCACAGGCACACATCGACGGGGTTAGCCACCTCCATGAGCTCAAGCATCTCACATTGTTCCACCGCCGAGGCCTCAACCTCGAGGGATTTTTCGAGTACTTGTTTGGCGATGCTAATCCGCCTCTCAATCCTAAACTCAGG GTTCACCATGATATGAATGCTCCACTATCTCATTACTTCATATACACAGGCCACAATTCATATCTAACTGGGAATCAACTAAGTAGTGATTGCAGTGATATACCAATTATTAATGCATTGCATAGAGGTGTAAGAGTTATCGAACTAGATATATGGCCCAATTCCACAAAAGACAACGTTGAGGTTCTTCATGGGAG GACACTTACCACTCCGGTTAAACTCATCAGATGTTTGAGATCTATAAAGGAACATGCTTTTGTAGCATCTGAATATCCTGTTGTGATTACACTTGAAGACCATCTAACTCCCCACCTTCAATCTAAAACGGCCGAG ATGATAACCAAAACATTTGGTGGCATGTTGTATTCACCTGGTTCGGAATGTTTGAGTGAGTTCCCATCGCCCGAATCTCTAAAGAGGAGGATCATTATATCAACCAAGCCACCCAAAGAGTATTTACAAGCCAAAGATGCTAAGATACAAGAGACTAGCTCAAAGAAGAGAAAGGATGCTAGTAAACAGGAACCTTGGGGAAATGAAATCCAAAGTTTCGGAACTAAAACTAATGTAAATAAG GTTGGTTGCTTAGATACAGAGTCGAATGAAGAGGGCGAAGAAGATTTCAAGTTGGACCAATACGAGGCGCCTGAGTACAGGCGTCTAATCGCAATTCATGCTGGAAAAGGGAGAGGTGGAATGCAGGACTGGCTTAGAGTGGAGCCTAACAAAGTCAGACGCCTTAGCTTGAGTGAGCAGGAGCTCGAAAAGGCCATTGCAACTTATACCCAGGATGTCGTGAG ATTTACACAGCGGAATTTACTGAGAGTGTATCCTAAAGGCATACGTTTTGACTCATCCAACTACAACCCCTTGCTTGGGTGGATGCATGGTGCTCAAATGGTTGCGTTGAATATGCAA GGTTATGGGAGAGCACTGTGGTTGATGCATGGCATGTTCAGGGCTAATGGTGGTTGTGGATATGTAAAAAAACCAGAATTTTTGTTGAAGAATACAGATGTGATTTATGATTCATTACCTGTTAGAATGACATTGAAG GTGACTGTGTATATGGGCGAAGGATGGTTTTATGACTTCAACCATACATACTTTGATAACTACTCTCCTCCTGATTTCTATGCAAGG GTGGGAATTGCAGGAGTACCGGCTGACGTTgtaataaagaaaacaaaaacgCTTGATGATAACTGGATACCTAATTGGGATGAGGTGTTTCTGTTCCCGCTAACAGTTCCTGAGCTCGCACTTCTTCGGGTTGAAGTTCACGAGCATGACACGTCGGAGAAGGATGACTTCGCAGGACAGACATGCCTCCCTGTATCAGAGCTGAGACAAGGCATCCGAGCCGTTCCCCTTCATACCCGGAAGGGGGAACGCTACAAGTCCGTTAGGCTACTAATGCAGTTCGAGTTTATCTGA